Below is a window of Flammeovirga kamogawensis DNA.
TTCAGATAATGACGATGACACGGATAATCCTGATGATTCTGACGATGATACTGATGAAGATGATATAGATAATGATAACGGAGAAGTGACCGCAATTGATGCGAATGAAGTTATAGTATCGTATTATCCAAACCCAGTAACTCACTCGTTAACGATTGACCTTCCTGAATTAAATCAAAAGGTTGTTGTATTTAATTTAGACGGAAAAGTAATTGGTACTTTTGAATTAGGACAAGGTAAATCAGTTATTGATATGTCAATGTATCAATCTGGAATTTACTTTATCAATATCCAAAGTGATCAATACACAACGCAATTAAAAATTGTAAAACAATAAACTAAATCTATCGCTAAGTTATTATTAAATAGCTTGGTAAGAGAGATTTTGATCTAAGAAGACGACATAAAAACACCCTGCTAATACATTATTAGCAGGGTGTTTTTTATTTTTATAAATAGTTTTTTTACAAGAAGATGGATATACCAGTTCTAACAGTATTACCATAGTTTTGTGACGTTGTCACAGTGGTAGTCCACTGTAAGTTTTTACTAATTGTGACATACGATCCTAACTCAAAAGAAAGGTCTGTACCAGAATTTCTAAAGTCAGGAAGCTGAATTGCTGGGGTAGCTCTAATGAAAAACTTATCGTTTATTTGAATAGGAGTTACCACTTGAAAACTCATACCGTGTTGTACAGCTCCTTTAAAATTAGATCTATACTGATAAGAAATGATTGGAAAGAATTGCACTTTTTCCCATGCCATAACTCCAAGAAGTACACCAGGACTAATCATCCACATATCATCGGTTCCACCAGGTGCAATAACATCTACACTAGCACCCCAAGTACCCATTACTTTATCATATTGCTTGTTCACCACATGGAATACTCTTAATCGAGCATTTTCTATATTTACCTTGCCTGTATTGTTGTCATACATAACAGGTAATTCACCAACAATCATTGTTCTACCATCTGCTGATGCTTTATCAATTGAAAATCTCATACCAGCACCATTATCAGATAACTCACCCTCTGCCATCACAGATGTATAAAGGTTGGTTGGTTTAGCATTATCAATTTCAGGAGTTGTATCTTGAGCTGTAACTGTAAATGATACTATCGATAACATTGCAATTGCAATTGATTTATATAACTTTTTCATTTTTATATTTGTTAGATCTATTTATTAATGGAACTACTTACTATTTGTATTTGTATTTAACTCGATTTTAGTATACTCTACAAATCGAGGATTGTCTGGAGTGATATAAGCAACACCATTTGCTACATCAAAAATCATTGTTTGTACTGTTACAAATGTGGATTCGGGAGCATCTTTAGAAATATTGATAGGGCGAACACTAAACACATGTTGCATTGCTCCTACAGTTAATTCAGGTGAATATTTTAAGAAAGAACGAGCAGCTTCTTCTCTTGCAAAAGTATTTGATGTATAACTGTTAGCAGTGTAGATATCAAATTTCTTTAGTATTGCATCTTTAGTAGCTTGCGTGTGGTTTGCACTATAGCTACCTCTATCATCGTGATTAGCTACTTCCATACGGTCTTCAAAAAGTCGGACAGCATAGTGATTACCTTGGTCATCAGCAATCGTAAAATTAATAGGTGATGGCGTTCCAAAGCCTTTTATTTTTTCTAAGAATTCATCAGCCGATTTACATTGTACAGCCATGGCAAAAACCGCATCGGTAGAGACAATATTATCTTTCCCTAGAGTAGTACCTGATTCCAAATCTATGATTGTATTAAGAACAATGCCTACATGTTCGCCCATTCCTTGAAAGTGAGCTCCATCTGTAGGAATAAATAAAGAATTTTTGGTTCTAATCATCACAGTAGGAGCACCTTCTAGAAAATCAATACCCATATCGTTGTTCTGACCAACAATACCATTATTAAAAGCCATTGATGTGCAACCTTTTAATGCTTGCTTAATTTTTATTTTCCCATATTCAGAAACTTCTACATCAACATAGCTTGCTTCAGCAAATAATTGAACAACATCTACTCCTCTCAATTTTGCTTGTATTTCCATCATTGCCACATATTCTGGAGCAATTTTTCTATTGTTTTCTACTACGGCAGCATATTGTTCTAGAACCTCTGAAGGAACAGTATCTCTATCAATTTTAGAAAGGTATTCTGCAAGTTCATAATCAGTCTTATCAGTAAAGTCAATAACTTCTACAGTTGTTTGTACAGGTTGGCGTTGTGCATTAAAGTAGTCTAGGTTATCTCCAGCAACTTGAGCATTAGAATATTTTACACCAACAATTAACATTAATATGGATAAGGCGAGAGATAAAATAAATTTTTTCATGATATTTTTTAAATTTTTGATTCATTATTCGTTTCACTAAGAGAAGTGAAAACAGGTAAAAGAATCCCTATCATGTTAACTTATATTGGCACTTTAATTAATGCTTTACAATAGGGTTTGGCAACTCTGTTAGTTTTTGATCAAAAAAAATAGCTTAGATAAAAAGGAGGCTATACTCTTTTCTATCCAAGCTATTTCTAAGTACATGACAAAAATCGATTAGCTACAAAATTATAATCATTAGTATCCTTCTTCATCAATTCATTTGAAATATATTCTAAGCCATATTTGAAAAAACTTTTAGCTCTTCTACCATGTTTTAAAACTCGTATTTCTTTCACCTTTTGATGGAGATAAATGCCCATATTATAAGACCATACAAATGATAAAGCAATGATATATAGTAGTTTATTGATCCTGCTGTAGTGAATTAAATGGGTATCTTCCAAATTAAATCCTGAAGATTTAAATGCTTTGAACATTGTTTCGATTTGCCATCTATTCTTGTACATTTCAAAACTTTGATCTGTTTTATTGTAGGATGCAATCATTAAAAATTTAAGTACTCCTTTCTCATAATATTTCATACCTGAAAAATACACAAGGGTATTGTTGATACTAACAATTG
It encodes the following:
- a CDS encoding C45 family peptidase; protein product: MKKFILSLALSILMLIVGVKYSNAQVAGDNLDYFNAQRQPVQTTVEVIDFTDKTDYELAEYLSKIDRDTVPSEVLEQYAAVVENNRKIAPEYVAMMEIQAKLRGVDVVQLFAEASYVDVEVSEYGKIKIKQALKGCTSMAFNNGIVGQNNDMGIDFLEGAPTVMIRTKNSLFIPTDGAHFQGMGEHVGIVLNTIIDLESGTTLGKDNIVSTDAVFAMAVQCKSADEFLEKIKGFGTPSPINFTIADDQGNHYAVRLFEDRMEVANHDDRGSYSANHTQATKDAILKKFDIYTANSYTSNTFAREEAARSFLKYSPELTVGAMQHVFSVRPINISKDAPESTFVTVQTMIFDVANGVAYITPDNPRFVEYTKIELNTNTNSK